One genomic segment of Fervidobacterium pennivorans includes these proteins:
- the dnaJ gene encoding molecular chaperone DnaJ — protein sequence MPARKDYYEILGVPRNASEDEIKAAYKRLVKEWHPDRHTGDKKKEAEQKFKEIQEAYEVLSDPQKRAMYDKFGYVGEGGYVYEPSGRTGGFGFDDISDIFRDFLNDDIFNIFFGGHRTTASQTQRTTSGRRYAKRGEDINLEVTITEADVFTGKDVTIEYDRYETCENCKGEGVEPGSRWVTCSKCHGTGVVREERRTPFGVFINQYTCDVCGGSGTVPGETCHICRGSGRVRKRTSTVVNIPAGVEDGAVIRIPRKGNAGISGGDYGDLYVHVRVRKTSDYKREGDDIIITVPIDYVTAILGGTVYVNLPNGERVPVEIPSGTQPNERIVIKGKGIPNSRTGKRGNLIVEVKVLIPKRVSSKERKFLEEIAKERGLEI from the coding sequence ATGCCAGCAAGAAAAGACTATTATGAAATTCTCGGAGTGCCAAGAAACGCTTCTGAGGATGAAATAAAGGCTGCATATAAAAGGCTTGTAAAAGAGTGGCATCCTGATAGGCATACTGGTGATAAGAAAAAGGAAGCAGAGCAGAAATTCAAAGAGATACAAGAAGCGTACGAGGTTTTAAGTGACCCTCAAAAACGTGCGATGTATGATAAATTTGGATACGTGGGCGAGGGTGGTTACGTGTACGAACCTTCAGGAAGAACTGGTGGATTTGGATTCGACGATATAAGCGACATCTTTAGAGATTTCCTGAACGATGACATATTTAACATATTTTTCGGTGGTCACAGAACGACCGCATCACAAACACAAAGAACAACTAGTGGAAGAAGATACGCCAAAAGAGGAGAAGATATAAATCTTGAGGTAACCATCACGGAAGCCGACGTATTCACAGGCAAAGATGTCACAATAGAGTACGACCGATACGAAACTTGTGAAAATTGTAAGGGAGAAGGAGTAGAACCAGGTAGCAGATGGGTAACATGTTCAAAATGCCATGGAACTGGTGTAGTCCGTGAAGAGCGCAGAACTCCATTTGGTGTCTTCATAAACCAATACACTTGTGACGTTTGTGGCGGTAGTGGAACTGTTCCTGGAGAAACTTGTCATATTTGTAGAGGCTCTGGAAGAGTAAGGAAAAGAACAAGTACCGTTGTAAACATACCAGCTGGTGTAGAAGATGGAGCCGTAATTAGAATTCCAAGGAAAGGTAACGCTGGAATAAGTGGTGGAGATTATGGTGACCTGTATGTCCATGTTCGGGTTAGAAAAACAAGTGATTACAAACGTGAAGGTGATGATATAATAATAACTGTCCCTATTGACTATGTCACCGCCATACTTGGTGGGACTGTATATGTGAATCTGCCAAATGGTGAACGTGTTCCAGTAGAGATACCTTCAGGCACACAACCAAATGAACGTATTGTCATTAAAGGAAAAGGTATTCCAAACTCAAGAACAGGAAAGCGCGGAAATCTCATAGTAGAAGTAAAAGTGTTAATACCAAAAAGAGTCTCATCTAAAGAAAGAAAATTTCTTGAAGAAATAGCAAAGGAAAGGGGCTTAGAAATTTGA
- a CDS encoding nucleotide exchange factor GrpE, whose amino-acid sequence MCEEKKINEINETQLQVQNNLESSNEIKEREEVNQMNQNELSEENKQLKEKIAELENQLKEIQNAARIIKAAFENYKLDVDRQIRDATKSTALRIVKALIPILDDFKRAFKYYDSDKDLEKFKLGVEKIYEKLLKTLENEGLRIIDASGKFDPFNHEAFEKEERDDVEEYTILEVIEDGYTFNGQVVKPTKVRVAIKPRKKEENAVNDQQNT is encoded by the coding sequence ATGTGTGAAGAAAAGAAAATAAATGAAATAAATGAAACACAACTGCAAGTTCAAAACAACTTGGAAAGTTCAAATGAAATTAAGGAGCGAGAAGAAGTGAACCAAATGAACCAAAACGAATTATCAGAAGAGAACAAACAACTGAAAGAAAAGATAGCAGAGTTAGAAAACCAACTGAAGGAAATACAGAACGCTGCACGCATAATCAAAGCAGCATTTGAAAATTACAAGCTCGACGTTGATAGGCAAATTAGAGACGCAACGAAATCAACGGCGCTTCGTATAGTAAAAGCGCTTATACCCATTTTAGACGATTTTAAGAGAGCGTTCAAATACTACGACTCAGACAAGGATTTAGAAAAATTCAAACTTGGAGTAGAAAAAATCTATGAAAAACTTCTAAAGACACTGGAAAACGAGGGATTAAGGATTATTGATGCCTCTGGAAAGTTTGACCCGTTCAACCATGAAGCATTTGAAAAAGAGGAACGTGATGATGTTGAAGAATACACTATTCTTGAAGTCATTGAAGATGGTTACACATTCAATGGGCAGGTTGTAAAACCAACTAAGGTACGTGTTGCTATAAAACCAAGAAAAAAGGAAGAGAATGCAGTTAATGACCAACAAAACACGTGA
- the hrcA gene encoding heat-inducible transcriptional repressor HrcA, whose amino-acid sequence MLGNDITERQKKVLYCIVQEYINTRTPVSSKRVLESAAIERSGATIRNDMNRLMRTGYIFQPHTSAGRVPTDKGLRFYVNELKKIREEIKSKSSQVEVAAKFPIGDMEKVLTGAAKLLSSSTKGMVIIEKPSPLTLRIKRIVVTPVSKNFSIANIITSLGLSSSIPIQHTELDDVEKIEQMLNKAMTGLTLNEFKSKLRDILTRINNFNNLNSFKDSDFGTISRGFLEITERLSVESYEDYITEGLPNLLANDRINLKKLQNILVYVSSDVFYKELFELENDIYIGKEHGLKFLEDFSVILGQFYSEDNPVGRVAVIFDKYGRYDLIMDSFEFMLNRLSEYFTIVSRNV is encoded by the coding sequence GTGTTAGGAAACGATATCACCGAAAGACAAAAGAAAGTTCTTTACTGCATTGTGCAAGAATACATCAACACGAGGACCCCTGTAAGCTCAAAAAGGGTTTTGGAAAGTGCTGCAATTGAGAGATCCGGTGCAACGATTAGAAATGATATGAACCGTTTAATGCGCACGGGATATATATTCCAGCCACACACTTCTGCTGGTCGCGTTCCAACAGACAAAGGACTCAGGTTTTACGTAAATGAACTGAAAAAAATCAGGGAAGAGATAAAGTCCAAAAGCTCACAAGTGGAGGTTGCGGCAAAATTTCCAATCGGTGATATGGAAAAGGTGCTCACGGGTGCAGCAAAGTTGTTAAGCTCTTCAACAAAAGGTATGGTTATTATTGAAAAGCCCAGCCCACTAACGCTAAGAATCAAGCGTATAGTTGTAACACCTGTGAGTAAGAATTTCTCAATTGCGAATATAATTACATCCCTCGGTCTCAGTTCTTCCATTCCAATCCAGCACACCGAACTTGACGATGTTGAGAAAATAGAGCAGATGCTTAACAAAGCGATGACAGGATTAACATTGAACGAATTCAAATCCAAATTGCGAGATATACTTACTCGAATCAATAATTTTAACAACTTAAATAGCTTCAAAGACAGCGATTTTGGAACTATCAGTCGTGGATTTTTAGAAATCACGGAAAGGTTATCTGTTGAAAGCTACGAAGATTACATAACGGAAGGACTACCAAACCTTCTTGCAAACGATAGAATCAATCTGAAAAAATTACAAAACATCCTTGTGTATGTTTCATCCGACGTGTTTTACAAAGAACTATTTGAGCTTGAGAACGACATATACATCGGTAAAGAGCATGGATTGAAGTTCCTTGAAGATTTCTCGGTAATTCTTGGACAGTTCTACTCAGAAGATAATCCCGTTGGACGCGTTGCTGTTATATTCGACAAATACGGTCGATATGATTTGATTATGGATAGCTTCGAGTTTATGCTCAACAGACTGAGCGAGTATTTCACTATAGTATCGAGGAATGTCTAA
- a CDS encoding DMT family transporter — MNWKVYISGFAVSTIFGLSFLFTKNSIEHINVYTFLAFRFGVATSVMLLLWLFGIVKLTKKPFWKLWKVALFQPIAYFVFETNGLRFTTSSEAGMLIALIPIVITILSPALLKERIRWYQILFAFLSFFGVFLIVKGGGLEQGALLGKLLVLGAVFSAAFYNIFSRKLSSEFTPVEITFFMMLTGFVFFFFLSIVTGNFTIAFHPAVVIGALYLGILSSTVAFFLVNFMLSKVSPTVSSLFSNLTTVISVIAGSFIRHERIAAVQVFGMILILVSLILNSYLKSKEVEQSR; from the coding sequence GTGAACTGGAAGGTTTATATTTCTGGATTTGCAGTTTCAACGATATTTGGGTTATCATTCCTTTTTACTAAAAACAGTATAGAACATATAAACGTTTACACGTTTTTAGCCTTTAGGTTTGGTGTGGCAACCAGTGTGATGCTATTACTTTGGCTTTTTGGAATCGTAAAATTAACAAAGAAACCATTTTGGAAATTATGGAAAGTAGCGCTATTTCAACCGATTGCTTACTTTGTGTTCGAGACTAATGGACTCAGGTTTACGACGTCCTCTGAGGCTGGGATGTTGATTGCATTAATTCCAATCGTTATAACGATTTTGAGTCCAGCATTGCTGAAAGAAAGAATCAGATGGTACCAAATTCTCTTCGCATTTCTTAGCTTTTTTGGAGTGTTTCTTATCGTCAAAGGTGGGGGATTAGAACAAGGAGCGCTACTTGGAAAGCTGTTGGTTTTGGGTGCGGTTTTCTCCGCAGCATTTTACAATATTTTCTCGAGAAAGCTATCCTCAGAGTTCACTCCTGTTGAGATAACGTTCTTTATGATGCTTACGGGATTTGTCTTTTTCTTTTTCCTGAGCATCGTAACAGGAAATTTCACAATCGCATTCCACCCTGCTGTTGTTATTGGAGCATTGTATCTTGGCATACTTTCTTCAACGGTTGCATTTTTTCTTGTGAATTTCATGCTTAGCAAGGTTTCACCAACGGTTTCTTCTCTTTTCTCAAATCTAACGACGGTGATATCTGTAATTGCAGGCAGTTTCATTCGGCATGAAAGGATTGCTGCAGTACAAGTATTTGGAATGATTTTGATACTTGTTTCGCTAATTCTTAATTCTTATCTGAAAAGCAAAGAAGTTGAACAGAGTAGATAA
- the rpsB gene encoding 30S ribosomal protein S2 — translation MPVVTMKQLLEAGVHFGHRTQRWNPKMKPYIYGARKGIYIIDLQKTVKLLDEAYDFVRDVASKGGTILFVGTKKQAQQVVKNEAERCGGFYVNNRWLGGLLTNFSTIQTRIQKLIELEEMEANGELDKLPKKEQSKLRKKLEKLRKNLGGVKNMKSLPDVIFIVDPRKEKIAVEEANHLKIPIVAMVDTNCDPDPIDYVIPSNDDAIRAIALIAGKIADAYLEGREGVPYSTEEATTTTTEVEEIEISIPENLDEEEI, via the coding sequence ATGCCAGTTGTAACGATGAAACAGCTCTTGGAAGCAGGTGTCCATTTCGGGCACAGAACACAAAGATGGAACCCTAAGATGAAACCGTATATTTACGGCGCAAGAAAAGGTATCTATATTATCGATTTGCAAAAGACTGTCAAACTACTCGATGAAGCCTACGATTTTGTCAGAGACGTAGCAAGCAAAGGTGGAACTATCCTCTTTGTTGGAACAAAGAAACAAGCACAACAAGTTGTCAAAAATGAAGCTGAAAGATGCGGAGGATTCTACGTTAACAACAGATGGCTCGGTGGACTTTTGACCAACTTCTCCACAATCCAGACAAGAATCCAAAAGCTCATCGAACTCGAGGAAATGGAAGCAAATGGTGAACTCGACAAGCTTCCAAAAAAAGAACAGAGCAAACTCAGAAAGAAACTTGAAAAACTCAGAAAGAACCTCGGTGGCGTCAAAAACATGAAGAGCTTACCCGATGTCATCTTCATAGTCGACCCGAGGAAAGAAAAGATAGCCGTTGAAGAAGCGAACCACCTCAAAATACCAATAGTTGCAATGGTTGATACAAACTGTGACCCGGATCCTATCGACTACGTAATACCATCGAACGATGACGCAATAAGAGCAATAGCTCTCATTGCCGGTAAGATAGCGGATGCATACCTCGAAGGTCGTGAAGGAGTACCTTACTCAACAGAAGAAGCAACCACAACTACGACAGAAGTAGAAGAAATTGAAATCAGCATACCAGAAAACCTTGACGAAGAGGAAATATAA
- a CDS encoding transporter substrate-binding domain-containing protein, with amino-acid sequence MKRKLSFLFYFFLMSTLLFSAIKIGYYDNYPLTYDDNGKPNGLFIDVLKRAGILRSFDVEFIFGEFADLMQQLNKGYIDMVVCVAHTPEREKLYSFNTEPVIINWGVLVSFRTLEDIKAIDGKNIAVNRGDIYYQKFLEIAQSFDVKPNYVG; translated from the coding sequence GTGAAGAGAAAATTAAGTTTTCTTTTTTATTTTTTCTTGATGTCCACTCTTTTGTTTTCGGCGATAAAAATAGGTTATTACGATAACTACCCGCTAACTTACGATGACAATGGTAAGCCTAATGGATTGTTCATAGACGTGCTCAAAAGAGCTGGAATCCTAAGAAGTTTCGATGTGGAATTTATCTTTGGCGAATTTGCTGACCTTATGCAGCAATTGAATAAGGGTTATATTGATATGGTCGTTTGTGTTGCGCATACTCCCGAACGCGAAAAATTATATTCGTTTAACACAGAACCTGTAATTATAAACTGGGGTGTACTTGTTAGTTTTAGGACACTTGAAGATATAAAAGCAATAGATGGAAAGAACATTGCCGTAAATCGTGGGGATATATACTATCAAAAATTCTTGGAGATTGCTCAGTCCTTTGATGTAAAACCAAATTATGTGGGATAG
- a CDS encoding HD-GYP domain-containing protein, which produces MLRVDQLKKSILIKNFLVAISVTIFVLVGSLIWTRFYSVENSTAHFEKIDLAFRNFLDTFNTLVSHHDEELEDYIRANLPLAKELIGNLNKNEALENIKKQLSQTILYSIPNVFVDIDVALLNSKGEILNATGYLATVKNIGFKPTVYSTNSISIITGFVPGTSRMVKYLWLQFSETEYLLFTLYLSPRLYEGFIKGLANLSAANVSEIAIYVDYENRLDTSKKIADPIIAEGFKDQYLKRDWPKSIFYKAYVLSSYRELTVPIYLKVVFDYRKVLFYVLIYLIAFILTVIIFTLFATQATLKPFASDLNKLSIAVREIGNTGTLPPAGNFNLVETQEFYETLSAILQELSATMEELEATNQELMRSYDEIRLKSEEFKRLLVNISEKLAIIAEGYDENTGQHIYRVKHLSKLIAEKLNLSEEKIKEINMFASLHDIGKIFIPKEILLKPGKLTPEEWEEMKKHTIYARRILDVPGFETALNIALYHHENYDGTGYPFGLANEEIPTEAQIVKIVDVYDALRSDRPYKKGMTHEEALEIILKGDGRTLPSHFSPKILEVFKENADEIRKIWEKLR; this is translated from the coding sequence ATGTTAAGGGTTGACCAACTTAAGAAGAGTATCCTCATAAAAAACTTTCTAGTTGCAATTTCAGTTACTATATTCGTTCTTGTTGGCTCACTGATTTGGACAAGATTCTACAGTGTGGAAAATTCGACTGCGCATTTTGAAAAGATAGACTTAGCTTTTAGAAACTTTCTTGACACATTTAATACCCTAGTTTCACATCATGATGAAGAGCTGGAAGATTACATAAGGGCTAACCTTCCTTTAGCCAAGGAGCTTATCGGTAATTTAAATAAAAACGAAGCCTTAGAAAACATTAAAAAGCAACTTTCACAGACCATTTTATACAGTATTCCAAACGTCTTCGTTGATATAGACGTCGCTCTGTTGAACTCAAAAGGAGAAATTTTGAACGCAACAGGTTATCTTGCAACTGTAAAAAATATTGGATTTAAACCTACAGTTTATTCTACAAATTCCATATCAATCATTACAGGCTTTGTTCCAGGGACATCACGCATGGTCAAATACCTATGGTTACAGTTCTCTGAAACCGAATATCTTCTTTTCACGTTATACCTAAGTCCAAGATTATACGAAGGATTTATAAAAGGATTAGCAAACTTATCCGCAGCAAATGTTTCTGAGATAGCCATATACGTAGATTACGAAAACAGGTTGGATACCTCTAAAAAGATAGCTGACCCAATAATTGCAGAAGGCTTTAAGGACCAATATTTAAAAAGGGACTGGCCAAAATCCATATTCTATAAAGCCTACGTTCTTTCTTCCTACAGAGAATTAACCGTTCCAATTTATCTCAAAGTTGTTTTTGATTACCGAAAAGTTTTATTCTACGTTCTCATCTATTTGATTGCGTTTATACTAACCGTAATTATTTTTACGCTCTTTGCCACACAAGCAACGCTAAAACCTTTCGCTTCCGATTTGAATAAGTTATCCATTGCCGTGAGAGAAATTGGGAACACAGGCACTTTACCACCTGCAGGCAACTTTAACTTAGTCGAAACCCAGGAATTTTATGAAACTCTCTCGGCAATCTTACAAGAACTGAGCGCAACTATGGAGGAATTAGAAGCCACAAACCAAGAACTTATGCGTTCTTACGATGAAATAAGACTCAAAAGCGAGGAATTTAAAAGACTCTTGGTTAATATTTCCGAAAAGTTGGCTATTATCGCCGAAGGCTACGATGAAAATACAGGTCAGCATATATATAGGGTTAAACACCTCTCCAAATTAATTGCTGAAAAGCTGAATTTGTCTGAAGAAAAAATTAAAGAGATAAACATGTTTGCAAGCTTGCATGATATAGGAAAGATTTTCATACCAAAGGAAATCCTACTAAAACCTGGAAAACTAACACCAGAAGAATGGGAAGAGATGAAAAAACATACAATCTATGCAAGAAGGATTCTTGATGTTCCTGGGTTTGAAACAGCCTTAAACATAGCGTTATATCACCATGAAAATTACGATGGAACAGGTTATCCATTTGGCTTAGCAAATGAAGAAATACCAACTGAGGCACAAATAGTAAAAATCGTAGACGTCTACGATGCTCTGCGTTCTGACAGACCTTACAAAAAAGGTATGACCCACGAAGAGGCATTGGAAATTATCTTAAAAGGTGATGGTAGAACACTTCCATCTCACTTTTCACCGAAGATACTGGAAGTATTTAAAGAAAACGCTGATGAAATACGTAAAATTTGGGAGAAATTAAGATGA
- the der gene encoding ribosome biogenesis GTPase Der, with protein sequence MPLNPRDQKQEQLKNEEQVKQENKTVDISKLPTVLIVGKSNVGKSTLFNKLIGKRKSIVADEQGTTRDAVIDRVVYSDKMFQLVDTCGIFEGKEDEIYEKSKEFTLKALQESNLILFVVDGKNGLSSEDYTIADMLRKSGVDVILVANKSESEKNYSKVYPELFSLGFGEPFPVSAEQSKNLDELVELIITKLEEKGYDLSKTPKFENLIRVTIVGRPNAGKSSLFNMIVKEERALVTPIAGTTRDTIDEIVKIGDKSYLFVDTAGLRKKSRIEDFIERVSTFRTIDAIERSDVVVLVIDSTEGITRQDQRIAGLAEKNGKGIVVVFNKWDLIKHADKRIKDFMDQFNEKLYFVDFAPVVFTSAINRVGYKELIRAINTAYDSLHKKVPTSAVNAAIQRMIAKPPHGLKLYYGLQVDIRPPTFLFFVNKLEVPESFQNAIRKTIREQVDPFTGAPIFLKFKERQ encoded by the coding sequence ATGCCGTTGAATCCAAGGGACCAGAAACAGGAACAGCTAAAGAATGAAGAACAAGTGAAACAAGAGAACAAAACTGTAGATATATCAAAACTCCCAACGGTTCTAATAGTTGGAAAAAGTAACGTTGGAAAATCAACACTTTTTAATAAACTCATCGGTAAGAGAAAATCGATAGTTGCAGATGAGCAAGGGACCACAAGAGACGCGGTCATTGACCGCGTCGTTTATTCTGACAAAATGTTTCAGTTGGTCGATACATGTGGAATCTTCGAGGGAAAAGAAGACGAAATTTATGAGAAGAGCAAAGAATTCACACTCAAAGCTTTGCAAGAAAGCAATTTAATACTCTTCGTTGTTGATGGAAAGAATGGACTTTCCTCAGAAGACTACACAATAGCAGATATGCTCAGAAAATCCGGGGTCGACGTTATCTTGGTTGCTAACAAGTCTGAAAGTGAAAAGAATTATTCAAAAGTTTATCCAGAGCTTTTCAGCTTGGGATTTGGCGAACCGTTCCCGGTTTCTGCAGAACAAAGCAAGAATTTGGACGAATTAGTTGAACTAATTATCACCAAGCTTGAAGAGAAAGGATACGACCTAAGTAAAACTCCAAAATTTGAAAACCTCATTAGGGTTACTATCGTCGGTAGACCTAACGCTGGCAAATCTTCGCTCTTTAACATGATTGTGAAAGAAGAGCGTGCATTGGTCACACCAATTGCAGGGACAACACGTGACACGATAGACGAGATTGTCAAGATAGGTGATAAAAGTTACCTCTTTGTCGATACCGCTGGTTTGAGAAAAAAGAGTAGAATCGAAGACTTTATAGAACGCGTTAGCACTTTCAGAACGATAGACGCAATTGAGCGTTCGGACGTCGTTGTCTTGGTCATAGACTCTACAGAAGGTATAACAAGACAAGACCAAAGAATAGCGGGACTTGCAGAAAAAAATGGTAAAGGTATTGTGGTCGTATTCAACAAGTGGGACTTGATTAAACATGCAGACAAAAGAATCAAAGATTTCATGGACCAGTTCAACGAAAAACTTTACTTCGTAGACTTTGCACCTGTTGTCTTCACGAGTGCGATAAATCGTGTTGGTTACAAGGAGTTGATAAGAGCAATCAACACAGCATACGATTCTCTCCACAAAAAAGTCCCAACAAGTGCAGTAAACGCAGCTATCCAAAGGATGATAGCCAAACCACCTCACGGACTAAAGCTCTACTACGGTCTACAAGTTGACATACGTCCACCAACGTTTTTGTTCTTCGTGAACAAATTAGAAGTGCCTGAGAGTTTCCAGAATGCGATAAGGAAAACAATAAGAGAGCAAGTTGACCCATTCACAGGTGCTCCGATATTCTTAAAATTCAAAGAGAGGCAATAG
- a CDS encoding bifunctional 4-hydroxy-3-methylbut-2-enyl diphosphate reductase/30S ribosomal protein S1, translating into MPNVIIGPVGFCFGVERAVEKVKELLREGKNVLTDGEIVHNKNVMNHLKELGLKVEEDVGFDKTIFVVRAHGLPPKVLSEISKKYQIIDLTCPIVLNVFKLAKKLRANGFKIIAYGNPLHAEMIALKGHVEDAIITKMPVRVEPGRWAIISQTTSSKDSYEQFVKSMKTLNPDAEFSIYNTICNVTIEREDVAKKFGEMCDLTIVIGGKNSSNTKKLYELALEKRGNAIHVEDIEELKSLISVDSKLSEILSNADSKIGILSGTSTSNNDVNNIVKYILEKYGGRELFMAELEKLNDTVKEEQVNFEQLENQSEPSFEELLNESEKAMEQNRVGKGRIVEGIVTEVTPTGLTVDFGWKGTGVVPLEELYKELSEYKVGQKILVRIEKFNEEEGTAILSEKKPMQRKVMEDILNAFREGKTVTGRILERIKGGYRVLIENVVEAFLPGSESNIKEGEELPREKMHFAVINFEQRGRKTNVVVSRKRLFQKLIEEFFQTKKQGDVVEGIVETIDERGAFVKIGGVLTGFLPNSEVSYNSSTKASDVLTAGKVMKFQIKEINPEKRRITLSLKTLMPDPWENVTKKFQVGQQVSGIVTSIKPFGFFAKIDDGIEGLVPISEIFWGKPGKITDVVAVGDAVKLQILEIVPEKRRIVLSYKSVEGNPWDKVEQKYPEGSIATGKVIKVLPNGVIVELEPNITGFCNISEICWNFVDKIEDVIKEGDIVKFQIISIDKDNKKIRVSIRKAKENPWEKFAKSHKEGDTVTAKIIKAVDKGYIGLCEGVEVYIPKTQVYDNLNIDDEITGKIIKLEPQKDIYKIIVSPKAYEDENALKSAKSTEETNIAKVTMEGKLEDAVESKGPETGTAKE; encoded by the coding sequence GTGCCAAATGTAATAATCGGACCTGTTGGATTTTGCTTTGGCGTTGAAAGAGCTGTTGAAAAGGTCAAAGAGTTGCTTCGGGAAGGAAAAAATGTCCTTACTGATGGTGAGATAGTTCATAACAAAAATGTTATGAACCATCTCAAAGAGCTTGGTTTGAAGGTCGAGGAAGATGTTGGTTTTGACAAAACTATCTTTGTTGTTAGAGCCCATGGCTTACCACCAAAGGTGTTAAGTGAAATTTCAAAGAAATACCAAATAATTGATTTAACATGCCCGATAGTTTTGAATGTATTCAAACTCGCCAAAAAACTTAGAGCTAATGGTTTCAAAATAATTGCTTACGGTAATCCCCTTCATGCAGAAATGATTGCGCTAAAAGGACATGTCGAAGACGCAATAATTACAAAAATGCCTGTTCGCGTTGAACCTGGAAGATGGGCAATCATAAGCCAAACAACGAGTTCTAAAGATAGCTATGAGCAGTTTGTAAAATCGATGAAAACACTGAACCCAGATGCAGAATTCAGTATTTACAATACCATATGCAATGTCACTATTGAACGAGAAGATGTTGCGAAAAAATTCGGTGAGATGTGTGATTTAACAATAGTAATAGGTGGAAAGAATAGTTCTAACACGAAGAAACTTTACGAGTTAGCTTTAGAGAAACGGGGTAACGCTATTCACGTTGAGGATATTGAAGAACTGAAAAGCTTGATTTCCGTTGACTCTAAGCTTTCTGAAATTCTTTCGAACGCAGATTCGAAGATTGGTATTTTGAGTGGTACTTCTACATCAAATAACGATGTCAACAACATCGTTAAATATATTCTTGAAAAATACGGTGGGAGGGAACTTTTCATGGCGGAACTTGAAAAACTCAACGACACTGTTAAAGAAGAACAGGTCAACTTCGAACAGTTAGAAAACCAAAGCGAACCATCATTTGAAGAACTTCTTAACGAGTCGGAAAAAGCGATGGAGCAGAATCGTGTGGGGAAGGGGCGTATAGTAGAAGGCATCGTAACAGAAGTCACACCGACAGGTTTAACCGTAGACTTTGGATGGAAAGGAACAGGAGTGGTACCTCTCGAGGAACTTTACAAAGAACTTTCAGAATACAAAGTAGGTCAAAAAATCCTTGTTAGAATAGAAAAGTTCAACGAGGAAGAAGGAACTGCAATCCTTTCTGAAAAGAAACCAATGCAAAGGAAAGTGATGGAAGATATACTCAACGCGTTTAGAGAAGGCAAAACCGTTACAGGGAGAATACTCGAAAGAATTAAAGGTGGATACAGAGTCCTTATCGAAAATGTAGTAGAAGCGTTCCTTCCAGGTAGCGAGTCCAACATAAAAGAAGGTGAAGAACTGCCAAGAGAAAAAATGCACTTCGCGGTTATAAATTTTGAACAACGAGGTAGAAAAACTAACGTTGTAGTTTCCAGAAAAAGACTTTTCCAAAAACTCATCGAAGAATTCTTCCAGACAAAAAAACAAGGTGATGTCGTCGAAGGTATTGTTGAAACGATTGACGAACGTGGCGCATTTGTTAAGATAGGTGGGGTTTTAACTGGTTTCTTACCAAACAGCGAAGTTTCGTACAACAGTTCTACTAAAGCAAGTGATGTCCTAACAGCAGGAAAAGTCATGAAATTCCAAATTAAAGAAATAAACCCAGAAAAAAGAAGAATAACGCTCAGCCTTAAAACCTTGATGCCGGATCCATGGGAAAACGTAACCAAGAAATTCCAGGTCGGTCAACAAGTCTCAGGTATCGTCACCTCAATAAAACCTTTCGGGTTCTTTGCAAAAATAGATGACGGTATAGAAGGGCTAGTGCCGATATCCGAAATCTTCTGGGGAAAACCAGGCAAAATCACGGATGTTGTTGCTGTCGGGGATGCAGTTAAGTTGCAGATTCTTGAAATTGTCCCTGAAAAGCGAAGAATTGTGTTGAGCTATAAATCTGTTGAAGGAAATCCGTGGGATAAGGTTGAACAGAAATATCCAGAAGGTAGTATAGCTACTGGTAAAGTTATCAAGGTGTTGCCAAACGGAGTCATAGTCGAACTAGAACCAAACATTACTGGTTTCTGCAACATTTCAGAAATATGCTGGAACTTTGTTGATAAAATCGAAGATGTGATAAAAGAAGGCGACATAGTAAAATTCCAGATAATCTCAATTGACAAAGATAACAAAAAAATAAGGGTTAGCATTAGGAAAGCGAAGGAAAACCCCTGGGAAAAATTTGCAAAGAGCCACAAGGAAGGAGATACAGTAACTGCCAAAATAATAAAAGCTGTCGATAAAGGTTACATCGGACTTTGCGAAGGTGTGGAGGTATACATACCAAAAACGCAAGTATACGATAATTTGAACATCGATGATGAAATTACTGGCAAAATCATCAAACTCGAACCACAAAAAGATATCTATAAGATTATCGTCAGTCCTAAAGCTTACGAAGATGAAAACGCTTTGAAAAGTGCAAAGTCAACAGAAGAAACAAACATAGCAAAAGTAACTATGGAGGGAAAATTAGAGGATGCCGTTGAATCCAAGGGACCAGAAACAGGAACAGCTAAAGAATGA